Proteins encoded in a region of the Nitrospiria bacterium genome:
- a CDS encoding thiazole synthase, which translates to MKEDLLTIGDVQLKSRLIVGTGKYKDFDQTRRAIEMSGADMVTVAVRRVNIIDRDKENLLDYVDPQKYKILPNTAGCYTVDEAVRTARLARAAGITHLVKLEVIGDQKTLFPDTAGLIEAAKILVKEGFVVLPYTNDDPIVAKKLEDIGCACVMPLAAPIGSGLGIRNPYNIQIIRETVRIPVIVDAGVGTASDAAIAMEMGCDGVLMNTGIAGAQDPIAMAEAMKYAVWAGRLANRAGRIPKKLYANASSPVQGMIE; encoded by the coding sequence ATGAAAGAAGATTTATTGACGATTGGAGACGTTCAGTTGAAATCCCGTCTGATCGTCGGCACGGGCAAATACAAGGATTTTGACCAAACTCGACGGGCGATCGAGATGTCCGGCGCGGATATGGTCACGGTGGCCGTTCGCCGCGTGAATATCATTGACCGGGACAAGGAAAACCTTCTCGACTATGTTGATCCTCAGAAATACAAGATCCTGCCCAACACGGCCGGTTGCTATACCGTGGATGAGGCCGTTCGTACCGCGCGGCTCGCCCGCGCCGCGGGTATCACCCATTTAGTCAAGTTGGAGGTGATCGGGGATCAAAAGACATTATTTCCGGATACGGCCGGTTTGATCGAGGCGGCAAAGATTCTGGTCAAGGAAGGATTCGTCGTCCTTCCTTATACGAATGATGATCCCATTGTGGCCAAAAAATTGGAGGACATCGGCTGTGCCTGTGTCATGCCGCTGGCGGCGCCGATCGGATCGGGATTGGGGATTCGCAACCCGTATAATATTCAGATCATTCGGGAGACGGTGAGAATCCCCGTGATCGTTGATGCCGGCGTGGGGACGGCGTCCGATGCCGCGATCGCGATGGAGATGGGATGCGACGGCGTCTTGATGAACACCGGGATCGCGGGGGCGCAGGACCCGATCGCGATGGCTGAAGCGATGAAGTACGCGGTTTGGGCCGGTCGTTTGGCCAACCGGGCGGGTCGGATCCCCAAGAAACTGTATGCCAATGCCAGCAGCCCCGTCCAGGGGATGATTGAGTAG
- the arc gene encoding proteasome ATPase — MNKHIEEYERELDKLHVQVRSMEEELRQLRLSRSQLEQAHKQNEKLAATLHDAKAQIEALRAEVEKLTAPPSSYGIFSGGNEDGTVNIYISGRKMKVNLHPSIRSKDLRKGQELVLNEALNVVEVKGFDGQGEVVRLKDLLGNKRAIVTLHADEERVAELAEPLLHEKLSVGDDLLLDARSGYLLEKLPKSEVGELVLEEVPDVSYDNIGGLEEQIETIKDAVELPFLHPDLFARHKLLPPKGILLYGPPGCGKTLIAKAVANSIAKKLAHVTGKDVRSFFLHVKGPELLNKYVGESERQIREVFKKAKEKAEEGMPVIVFFDEMDALFRTRGTGISSDIESTIVPQFLSEIDGVERLRNVIVIGASNRQDLIDPAILRPGRLDVKIRIDRPDKRAAKAVFSKYLLTDLPYDANELAKDGENTAATIERLIQQTVEQMYSQSEENKFLEVTYANGEKEMLYFKDFVSGALIEGVVSRAKKYAIKRTIATGQVGVRGDDLLQAMRDEFKEHEDLPNTTQPDDWAKIAGKKGEKIVHVRTMGAKKNEPRQIETISTGHYL; from the coding sequence ATGAATAAACACATCGAAGAATACGAGCGAGAGCTTGATAAACTGCATGTCCAGGTTAGATCGATGGAGGAGGAGTTGCGTCAACTCCGCCTTTCCCGGTCGCAGCTCGAACAAGCCCACAAACAGAATGAAAAGTTAGCCGCGACTCTGCACGACGCCAAAGCCCAGATCGAGGCCTTGCGGGCGGAAGTGGAAAAGTTGACCGCGCCGCCCTCCAGCTACGGAATCTTTTCCGGCGGAAACGAGGACGGCACCGTCAATATCTACATCTCGGGACGCAAGATGAAGGTCAATCTTCATCCCTCCATTAGAAGCAAGGACCTCCGAAAAGGTCAAGAGCTTGTTCTGAACGAAGCCCTGAACGTGGTGGAGGTAAAGGGGTTCGACGGTCAGGGTGAAGTCGTTCGCCTCAAGGACCTCCTAGGCAATAAGCGGGCCATCGTGACGCTCCACGCCGATGAAGAGCGGGTGGCTGAATTGGCCGAGCCGCTTCTTCACGAGAAACTCAGCGTTGGGGATGATCTTCTTTTGGACGCGCGATCCGGTTATCTGCTCGAAAAACTTCCCAAGTCCGAAGTGGGCGAATTGGTGCTGGAAGAGGTGCCGGACGTCAGTTACGATAATATCGGCGGTCTGGAAGAGCAGATCGAGACGATCAAGGACGCCGTCGAGCTCCCGTTCTTGCATCCCGATCTTTTTGCCCGGCATAAACTGCTTCCCCCCAAGGGCATTCTCCTTTACGGACCTCCCGGCTGCGGGAAAACATTGATCGCGAAGGCCGTGGCCAACTCGATCGCGAAGAAGCTGGCCCATGTGACGGGTAAGGATGTGCGCAGTTTCTTCCTGCACGTGAAGGGTCCGGAGCTTCTGAACAAGTATGTGGGCGAGAGCGAGCGTCAAATCCGCGAGGTGTTTAAAAAAGCCAAGGAAAAAGCCGAAGAAGGGATGCCGGTGATCGTCTTCTTCGACGAGATGGATGCCCTCTTCCGGACGCGGGGGACCGGTATTTCGTCCGACATCGAATCCACCATTGTGCCACAGTTTCTTTCCGAGATTGACGGCGTCGAGCGGCTCCGGAATGTGATCGTGATCGGCGCCAGTAATCGGCAGGACTTGATCGATCCCGCGATTCTCCGCCCAGGCCGGCTGGATGTAAAGATCCGCATTGATCGGCCCGACAAACGGGCCGCGAAGGCGGTTTTCTCGAAATACCTGCTGACGGATTTGCCATACGATGCGAATGAGCTGGCCAAAGACGGCGAGAACACGGCGGCCACGATCGAGCGGTTGATACAGCAGACGGTGGAACAGATGTACAGCCAGAGTGAAGAGAACAAGTTTCTGGAGGTCACTTACGCCAACGGCGAAAAGGAGATGCTCTATTTTAAGGATTTCGTCAGTGGGGCGTTGATTGAAGGCGTCGTTTCCCGAGCGAAGAAATACGCCATCAAGCGCACCATCGCGACGGGCCAGGTCGGGGTTCGGGGTGATGACCTCCTCCAAGCGATGCGGGATGAATTCAAAGAACATGAAGACCTTCCCAACACCACACAGCCGGATGATTGGGCCAAGATTGCCGGCAAGAAAGGTGAAAAGATCGTCCATGTCCGAACCATGGGAGCCAAAAAGAATGAACCGAGGCAGATCGAGACGATCTCAACCGGCCACTACCTCTGA
- the thiE gene encoding thiamine phosphate synthase yields the protein MSHRIDFDLCLITDRHQTGGRPLDEVVEEALSGGVRAVQLREKDLSTRELLRWAEKLRSLTARFGARFLINDRLDVCLAVGADGVHLRADSLPVSAVRKILGPERLIGQSTHAVSEVIEAQREGADFVVLGPIYDTPSKRSMGRPPLGLSVIRSAAARVAVPVFAIGGIRFERISDVIQNCGQGVAVISALLRAPNPREAAAEMLHELKSQRSSTMVSSVDGIRMRAIDRSWVR from the coding sequence ATGAGTCATCGGATTGATTTTGATCTCTGTCTCATCACGGATCGGCACCAAACCGGCGGCCGTCCGTTGGATGAGGTGGTAGAAGAAGCCCTGTCGGGGGGGGTTCGGGCTGTTCAGCTTCGAGAGAAGGATCTTTCGACGAGAGAATTGCTTCGGTGGGCTGAAAAATTGCGGTCGCTGACGGCCCGATTCGGCGCACGGTTTCTAATAAATGATCGGTTGGATGTCTGTCTGGCCGTTGGAGCGGACGGCGTTCATCTCCGGGCTGACAGCCTGCCGGTTTCGGCCGTTCGAAAAATCCTGGGTCCGGAGCGCCTTATCGGACAATCCACGCACGCGGTTTCAGAGGTGATCGAGGCGCAACGGGAGGGTGCCGATTTCGTCGTCTTGGGACCGATTTATGATACCCCTTCCAAGCGGTCGATGGGTCGCCCCCCTTTAGGGTTGTCGGTGATCCGGTCCGCGGCTGCCCGGGTCGCCGTTCCGGTTTTTGCGATCGGCGGAATACGATTCGAACGAATTTCGGACGTGATTCAGAACTGCGGCCAAGGCGTGGCGGTGATTTCGGCCCTTCTCCGGGCTCCGAACCCGCGAGAAGCGGCGGCGGAAATGCTGCACGAATTAAAATCGCAGCGGTCTTCAACGATGGTTTCGTCGGTTGACGGAATTCGGATGAGGGCTATTGACCGTAGTTGGGTTCGGTGA
- the thiS gene encoding sulfur carrier protein ThiS: MIQLVVNGERREIEQNATVAHLLERLGTPLERVAVELNLRILDKQDYATTVLNDGDRLEIINFVGGG; the protein is encoded by the coding sequence GTGATTCAGTTGGTTGTGAATGGAGAGCGACGGGAGATCGAGCAGAATGCCACGGTGGCGCATTTGCTTGAGAGACTTGGAACGCCCTTGGAACGGGTAGCGGTTGAGCTAAATCTTCGGATTTTGGATAAACAGGACTACGCCACCACGGTTTTAAACGACGGGGATCGGTTGGAGATCATTAATTTCGTCGGCGGCGGCTAA